The Candidatus Terasakiella magnetica genome has a segment encoding these proteins:
- a CDS encoding substrate-binding periplasmic protein: MKKELIILATVISSIFSYSAKAEDIVRICHGSGGYPPYHFYPQGVNEGKMSGLTIDVLKPLFEVLDMPYDVNPIPWKRCYKHTLSGQGFDIIADGSYNLERANLFYYSTPLYTLTPTLFTKIDETKQARPITKPEQLKKLQLCANRGTNLMGYGVVKSDISNETSSIRNGLEMLDKGRCEGFLSLQEIVSGHYYMDKGNSLPSGISASPITYAKAWTMHLIISRHAKNAKDLTFRINQEILRLQHNGVIDKIAQKYATEAR; this comes from the coding sequence GTGAAAAAAGAGCTCATCATTCTGGCAACGGTGATATCGTCTATCTTTTCATACTCTGCAAAAGCTGAAGATATTGTTCGCATCTGTCATGGTAGCGGTGGCTATCCTCCTTACCATTTTTATCCCCAAGGCGTAAACGAAGGGAAAATGTCCGGCCTGACAATTGATGTGCTGAAACCGCTATTTGAAGTACTCGATATGCCCTACGACGTTAACCCAATCCCTTGGAAACGCTGCTATAAACATACATTGAGCGGTCAGGGTTTCGACATTATTGCGGACGGGTCTTATAACCTAGAACGCGCGAACCTGTTTTATTATTCCACCCCCCTTTACACTCTTACCCCGACATTATTTACCAAAATAGATGAAACGAAACAGGCTCGTCCAATCACCAAGCCTGAGCAATTGAAGAAATTGCAGCTTTGTGCCAACCGTGGCACCAACCTGATGGGTTACGGGGTGGTAAAAAGTGACATTTCCAACGAGACAAGTTCAATTAGAAACGGTCTGGAAATGTTGGATAAGGGACGCTGCGAGGGCTTTTTATCGCTACAGGAGATTGTTTCTGGGCATTATTACATGGATAAGGGTAATTCTTTACCCTCCGGGATTTCTGCATCACCAATTACCTATGCCAAGGCATGGACGATGCATTTGATAATTTCTCGCCACGCAAAGAATGCAAAAGACCTTACTTTTCGCATCAATCAGGAAATCTTGCGTCTACAACACAACGGCGTGATTGATAAGATTGCCCAGAAATATGCGACAGAAGCACGATAA